One genomic region from Ammospiza caudacuta isolate bAmmCau1 chromosome 1, bAmmCau1.pri, whole genome shotgun sequence encodes:
- the C1H7orf25 gene encoding UPF0415 protein C7orf25 homolog has translation MSVQSLLCERIAVAKDLIKRAEALSKSQKRRIEGGAKLCSKLKAELNFLHKVEAGKVAIKESHLQSTNLTHLQAIIQSAENLEDVVSVLHVFAYEDRFGDKQTLVVDVVANGGHTWVKAIGRKAEALHNIWLGRGQYGDKSVIEQAEDFLQASRQQPVEYSNPHIIFAFYNSVSSPMAERLKEMGISVRGDVVAVNSLVEPSAENEHLDSSESDEEGSELLQVTRVDRENLVASIAFPTQIKVNVCNRVNLDITTLITYVSALSYGGCYFVFKEKVLTEQAAQERRERVLPQLKEFMEGKELFACESAVRDFQSILETLGGPGEKERAALLVKRINVVPDQPSDRALGLVASSKINSRSLAIFGTGDTLKAITMTANSGFVRAAANQGVRFSVFVHQPRALTESKESLATPLPKRCPSDNGV, from the coding sequence GGCAAAGCTCTGTAGCAAACTGAAGGCAGAGCTAAATTTCTTACACAAGGTGGAAGCAGGGAAAGTGGCCATTAAAGAATCCCATCTGCAGAGTACAAACCTTACCCACCTCCAAGCCATTATTCAGTCAGCAGAGAACCTGGAGGATGTTGTCAGTGTCCTCCACGTCTTTGCTTACGAGGACAGGTTTGGAGACAAGCAGACACTGGTGGTAGATGTCGTTGCAAACGGAGGTCACACGTGGGTGAAGGCCATCGGTCGCAAAGCTGAGGCCCTGCATAACATCTGGCTGGGAAGGGGCCAGTATGGTGACAAAAGTGTCATTGAGCAGGCAGAGGACTTCCTGCAAGCAAGCCGTCAGCAGCCCGTGGAGTACAGCAATCCCCACATCATCTTTGCATTCTACAACAGCGTGTCCAGTCCTATGGCAGAGAGGCTCAAGGAGATGGGGATATCTGTGAGAGGAGATGTTGTTGCTGTGAACTCACTGGTGGAACCATCTGCAGAAAACGAGCACCTTGACAGCAGTGAATCAGATGAAGAAGGCTCTGAACTCCTGCAGGTGACAAGAGTAGACCGGGAGAATTTAGTGGCCAGCATTGCTTTCCCTACCCAGATTAAAGTAAACGTCTGCAATAGAGTTAATTTGGACATCACTACCTTAATAACCTACGTCTCTGCGCTGAGCTATGGTGGCTGCTACTTTGTCTTCAAGGAAAAAGTGCTGACAGAACAAGCAGCccaagaaagaagagagagagtCCTGCCTCAGCTGAAGGAGTTCATGGAAGGAAAAGAGCTCTTTGCCTGTGAATCTGCTGTCAGAGATTTCCAGTCCATCTTGGAAACGCTGGGAGGACCTGGAGAGAAAGAGCGAGCTGCATTGCTTGTTAAAAGAATTAACGTGGTGCCAGATCAGCCTTCGGACCGTGCCTTAGGACTCGTGGCTAGTTCAAAAATCAACAGCCGCTCTTTAGCCATTTTTGGCACAGGAGACACTTTGAAAGCCATCACCATGACTGCAAATAGTGGGTTTGTGAGGGCAGCAGCAAACCAAGGAGTCAGGTTCAGTGTTTTCGTCCATCAGCCACGAGCACTGACAGAAAGCAAAGAATCTTTAGCCACACCTCTACCAAAGCGCTGCCCATCTGATAACGGAGTGTAA